The nucleotide sequence TACAGGAATATGTTTTTCTTGTGCGGCATCAACTGTGTTTTCAGTTTGTAAAGTCATAGGCTGACCACAGCATACTAGTTGTCCACCTTTCGGATCAACTACCTCAACAATATTTCCACATAATTCACATTTATAAATTTGATGTAATTTAGTCATTTTAATCCCCTCCAATAAAAATATTTTAATACAATTATAACATTAATTCATCAAAAAATATATAAAATTTTCTAATAGTAATATATGTTGTTAATAAATATTATTTATCGACACAATATATGCTACATCATATAGGATTTACAAATGAAAGTTTAAGTTAGTCTGAAAAAAGTTATAAAAATAGCCTCTTATTATTGTGGCGGATTGCAAACACTGCAAGGTTCATATCCTTGTGCCTTGGCATCACTTAAACTAATTGATATTTGACTCTTTCTCAAATACTTACAACCTGCGGAATGATATTTTTTACCTGTATTAGTTACATAAACAGTAGCAGTTTGATTATTACTTTGTGATACTTGTTGTGTTTGATTTTGCTGAACCGTAGCATTGTCATTGTTAGAAGATGAAGATCTACTACTTGAAGAATTACTGCTTGATGTTGATGGTGCTTCTATACCATCACCTTTGGTTGTCCCATTATGGTTTATTGCCCAAAGGCCTTTATTATTCTCTCTAGCATATGCAGCAAACTCTTTAAAGTAATCAGCATATTTTACATCTGGTGGGTAGGTTGATTGTTCCGCATAGCCGTTTATCGCTAAAATAGCATTAAACATCTTAGTTTTAATCTGGTCTTCATTTATTTCTGTTGGTTGCTCTAGCCATACATATCTTAATAATCTTCCATACTTATCAGTATCGCTTGTGTCTTTCTCAAGATATACAGTTTTGCCAAGCAACTGTGATTTTGTATAATTAGAAGCCTCTTCTCCATACTCTTCATGTTTTGTTGTACTTTCTGGAGTGTTTACACCTATCAATCTAATTTTTGTTTCAGTGCCATTTTCCAATTTTACATAGACAGTATCTCCATCCACATGCCTGGTTACCATTGCCTTTTCTGTTTTTATAGGCGATTTAACCGCAGTCTCTTTAGTTTGCTTTTGTGATTGTGCTGTTAATGTGGTATTCTTTTGAACAGCAGAATTATTTGAACTGCTTGTATCAGAACAACCTACACCAACAAATAAGAAAATAGCTGTAATAAGTCCTAATAGGTACTTATTTACATTATTTTTAAAGTCCATAATTTCGTCCCCCCTTTGACATTATATTACAGCCAAATTATATAATATTTTAACTCTATTTTCAATTTTCTACAATAATTTAGCTTTTTAACATCCAAACATGTGTTTGTTATAGGGTTTATAATAGAAAAATTTTAAGAAGACAATTTTATGATAGAAACAAATCAAATGTTGAAGAAAAGAAAAATGAATATTTAAATGGTATAAAGAACGGCCTTAATATAAACTTTCAAATTTAGTTAAATTTATATACCTATCTAAAACTAATGTGTTAAAATACAAAAAACAAGTGAACTTTCTATTGAAAACTCACTTGTTTCAACGTATGGTAGCCACTAGGGGAATCGAACCCCTGATTCCACCTTGAGAGGGTGGCGTCTTAACCGCTTGACCAAGAGGCCATATAATTAACTTACTTGGTAATTGTACTATACTATATTAAATAAGTCAATAATATTTTTTTAAAATCGACAAAATAGTATATCTAATTCTCTATTCCTTTTCTTGCCATAACACCTTTTTCAAAATAGTGTTTAACTTCTTTCATTTCAGTTACTAAATCCGCCATATTTATTATATCATCTTTTGCATATCTGCCTGTAAGTATCATCTCAACATTCTCAGGCTTATTGTTAAGCAGTTCTTTTACAGCATCTACAGAAATCAAATTATAGTAAAGTGCAATATTTATTTCATCAAGAACTACAATATCATACATCCCGCTCTTTAAAATCTCATTAGCTCTGCGAAGACCTTTTTCAGCATTGACTACATCCTCTTCACGTGTTTCATCATTTATAAAATGATCTAAACCAAATTGCTCCATTTTAAATCCGGGTAAATATTTGTATGCATTCAATTCACTGTAATCCATACCTTTTATAAATTGTCCAAAGAATACTTTCTTACCT is from Clostridium fermenticellae and encodes:
- a CDS encoding thermonuclease family protein — encoded protein: MDFKNNVNKYLLGLITAIFLFVGVGCSDTSSSNNSAVQKNTTLTAQSQKQTKETAVKSPIKTEKAMVTRHVDGDTVYVKLENGTETKIRLIGVNTPESTTKHEEYGEEASNYTKSQLLGKTVYLEKDTSDTDKYGRLLRYVWLEQPTEINEDQIKTKMFNAILAINGYAEQSTYPPDVKYADYFKEFAAYARENNKGLWAINHNGTTKGDGIEAPSTSSSNSSSSRSSSSNNDNATVQQNQTQQVSQSNNQTATVYVTNTGKKYHSAGCKYLRKSQISISLSDAKAQGYEPCSVCNPPQ
- the cobO gene encoding cob(I)yrinic acid a,c-diamide adenosyltransferase, with product MEKGYIQVYTGNGKGKTTAALGLSLRAVCAGKKVFFGQFIKGMDYSELNAYKYLPGFKMEQFGLDHFINDETREEDVVNAEKGLRRANEILKSGMYDIVVLDEINIALYYNLISVDAVKELLNNKPENVEMILTGRYAKDDIINMADLVTEMKEVKHYFEKGVMARKGIEN